In a genomic window of Bordetella petrii:
- the argJ gene encoding bifunctional glutamate N-acetyltransferase/amino-acid acetyltransferase ArgJ, whose protein sequence is MAVNLQIPSESEIFPVAGVEIGVTEAGIRKANRRDLTVFQLAPGTNVAGVFTRNRFRAAPVQVCEAHLAAGGPIRALVINTGNANAGTGAEGLQKAQDTCVALGKLMGVPAQQVLPFSTGVILEPLPLDRLTAALPAALAGLGADQWFNAAHGIMTTDTLPKIHSRRVQIGGKTVTFTGISKGAGMIRPNMATMLSFLATDAGIAQPLLRKLALEIANRSFNRITVDGDTSTNDSFIIAATGQSGIDIATESDPHYAAVRDALAAAALDLATKIVRDAEGATKFITIRVEDALTTEEALKVAYSVAHSPLVKTAFFASDPNLGRILAAIGYAGIDDLDVSKLRLWLDDVLVACDGGRNPDYQEADGQRVMKQPEIGVRIALARGQANETVYTCDFSHDYVSINADYRS, encoded by the coding sequence ATGGCCGTTAACCTGCAGATCCCCTCCGAGTCCGAAATTTTCCCCGTCGCCGGCGTTGAAATCGGTGTTACCGAAGCCGGAATCCGCAAAGCGAACCGACGCGATCTCACGGTATTCCAGCTGGCCCCCGGCACCAACGTTGCCGGCGTCTTCACCCGTAACCGTTTCCGCGCCGCTCCCGTGCAGGTGTGCGAAGCCCACCTGGCCGCCGGTGGTCCGATTCGCGCGCTCGTCATCAATACCGGCAACGCCAACGCCGGCACCGGCGCCGAAGGCCTGCAGAAAGCCCAGGATACCTGTGTCGCCCTCGGCAAGCTGATGGGCGTGCCGGCGCAGCAAGTGCTGCCGTTTTCCACCGGCGTCATCCTCGAGCCCCTGCCGCTCGACCGCCTGACCGCCGCCCTGCCCGCCGCCCTGGCCGGATTGGGCGCCGACCAGTGGTTCAACGCCGCGCACGGCATCATGACCACCGACACGCTGCCCAAGATCCACTCGCGGCGCGTGCAGATCGGCGGCAAAACCGTCACCTTCACCGGCATCAGCAAGGGCGCCGGCATGATCCGCCCCAACATGGCCACCATGCTGAGCTTCCTGGCCACCGACGCCGGCATCGCCCAACCGCTGCTGCGCAAGCTGGCGCTGGAAATCGCCAACCGCTCGTTCAACCGCATCACCGTTGACGGCGACACCTCCACCAACGACTCGTTCATCATCGCGGCCACCGGCCAGTCGGGCATCGACATCGCCACGGAATCCGACCCGCACTACGCCGCCGTGCGCGATGCGCTGGCCGCCGCCGCCCTGGACCTGGCCACCAAGATCGTGCGCGACGCCGAAGGCGCCACCAAGTTCATCACCATCCGCGTCGAAGACGCCCTGACCACCGAAGAGGCCCTCAAAGTGGCGTATTCGGTGGCGCACTCGCCGCTGGTCAAGACCGCGTTCTTCGCGTCCGACCCCAACCTGGGCCGCATCCTGGCCGCCATAGGCTATGCCGGCATCGACGACCTCGACGTCTCCAAGCTGCGCCTGTGGCTCGACGACGTGCTGGTGGCGTGCGACGGCGGCCGCAATCCCGACTACCAGGAGGCCGACGGCCAGCGCGTGATGAAGCAGCCCGAGATCGGCGTGCGCATCGCGCTGGCGCGCGGCCAGGCCAACGAAACCGTCTACACCTGCGACTTCTCGCACGACTACGTCAGCATCAACGCCGACTATCGTTCCTGA
- a CDS encoding ATP-binding protein — translation MTSSDFSVLIERAERVLAQLEAWLPAAPPEIDWSAHAYRWRKRGARGWLDAVRHVARIDLADLQHIERQKGIIDRNTLQFLQKKPANNVLMTGARGTGKSSLVKAMLAAYGDRGLRLIEVDKSDLGDLPDIVELVAARPERYIVFCDDLSFEEGEAGYKALKSVLDGSVSASGDNVLIYATSNRRHLMPEYMSENLQARHQPDGEIHPGETVEEKISLSERFGLWLSFHPFKQDDYLDIVHHWLRELDCPAEQIEACRAEALQWALERGSRSGRVAYQFARDWAARHV, via the coding sequence GTGACTTCCTCCGACTTCTCTGTCCTGATCGAACGCGCCGAACGCGTGCTGGCCCAACTGGAAGCCTGGCTGCCGGCCGCGCCTCCGGAAATCGACTGGTCCGCCCACGCCTACCGCTGGCGCAAGCGCGGCGCGCGCGGCTGGCTGGACGCCGTACGCCACGTAGCGCGCATCGACCTGGCCGACCTGCAGCACATCGAGCGCCAGAAAGGCATCATCGACCGCAACACGCTGCAGTTCCTGCAGAAAAAGCCCGCCAACAACGTGCTGATGACCGGCGCGCGCGGCACCGGCAAAAGCTCGCTGGTCAAGGCCATGCTGGCCGCCTACGGCGACCGCGGGCTGCGGCTGATCGAGGTCGACAAATCCGATCTGGGCGACCTGCCCGACATCGTCGAACTGGTGGCCGCGCGGCCGGAACGCTACATCGTGTTCTGCGACGACCTGTCGTTCGAAGAAGGCGAGGCCGGCTACAAGGCACTGAAATCCGTGCTCGACGGCTCGGTGTCGGCCTCGGGCGACAACGTGCTCATCTACGCAACCTCGAACCGGCGCCACCTGATGCCGGAATACATGAGCGAGAACCTGCAGGCCAGACACCAGCCCGACGGCGAGATCCACCCCGGCGAAACGGTCGAGGAAAAAATCTCGCTGTCCGAGCGGTTCGGTTTGTGGCTGTCGTTCCATCCGTTCAAGCAGGACGACTACCTCGACATCGTGCACCATTGGCTGCGCGAGCTCGACTGCCCGGCCGAGCAAATCGAAGCCTGCCGCGCCGAAGCCCTGCAATGGGCGCTGGAGCGCGGCTCGCGCTCGGGCCGCGTGGCCTACCAGTTCGCGCGCGACTGGGCGGCGCGCCATGTCTGA
- a CDS encoding Nudix family hydrolase: MSERIVDVAAGLILRPDGQLLLGQRPEGKPWAGWWELPGGKLEPGETVLQALARELGEELGIEVTQAVPWVTYVHVYPHTTVRLAFCQVTGWQGEPRGLENQQLQWVDPARAGEVGDLLPATLPPLRWLQLPDTYGISAIGGRAGLPDFLERLERALARGLKLVQLREPGWPDGPGATSLRDALQAVLKLCHAAGARVLVNSAHPASWWRQADGVHLRWADAALLQARPELPADALVGVSTHDHAQVVHARELGADFAVLGPVAETPSHPDTAGIGWQGFVAGTRDAGLPVLALGGQSADTLAEARQHGAHGIAGIRALI; encoded by the coding sequence ATGTCTGAGCGTATTGTCGACGTCGCCGCCGGCCTGATCCTGCGCCCCGATGGCCAGCTATTGCTGGGGCAGCGCCCCGAAGGCAAACCCTGGGCGGGCTGGTGGGAACTGCCGGGCGGCAAGCTGGAACCCGGCGAAACCGTGCTGCAGGCCCTGGCGCGCGAACTGGGCGAAGAACTCGGCATCGAAGTCACCCAGGCGGTGCCCTGGGTTACCTATGTGCACGTCTACCCGCACACCACCGTCCGGCTGGCTTTCTGCCAGGTCACCGGCTGGCAAGGCGAACCACGCGGGCTGGAGAACCAGCAGTTGCAATGGGTGGACCCGGCCCGTGCCGGCGAGGTGGGCGACCTGCTGCCGGCCACCCTGCCCCCGCTGCGCTGGCTGCAGTTGCCCGACACTTACGGCATATCGGCCATTGGCGGGCGCGCCGGCCTGCCAGACTTCCTTGAACGCCTCGAGCGCGCGCTGGCGCGGGGCCTGAAACTGGTGCAATTGCGCGAGCCTGGCTGGCCCGACGGCCCGGGGGCCACGTCGCTGCGTGACGCCTTGCAGGCCGTGCTGAAGCTCTGCCACGCCGCCGGCGCGCGCGTGCTGGTCAATAGCGCCCATCCGGCCAGCTGGTGGCGCCAGGCCGACGGCGTCCACCTGCGCTGGGCCGACGCGGCGCTGCTGCAGGCGCGCCCGGAACTGCCGGCGGATGCGCTGGTGGGCGTGTCCACGCACGACCATGCCCAGGTTGTGCATGCGCGCGAGCTGGGCGCCGATTTCGCGGTGCTGGGGCCGGTGGCTGAAACGCCGTCGCACCCGGACACGGCAGGCATCGGCTGGCAGGGCTTCGTGGCGGGCACGCGCGACGCGGGGCTGCCGGTGCTGGCGCTGGGCGGCCAGTCCGCCGACACACTGGCCGAGGCCCGCCAGCACGGCGCGCATGGCATCGCCGGTATTCGCGCCCTGATCTGA
- a CDS encoding MarR family winged helix-turn-helix transcriptional regulator — translation MIDAPDLETRAAPDDHHALRLWLRMLTCCNLIESEIRGRLRTEFDTTLPRFDLMAQLQRAPKGMKMGELSRRMMVTNGNITGITDQLEKEGLVMRTKMETDRRSSVLKLTPQGRRVFNRMARAHESWVKAMFNDLPEAGRDALYQALGELKLQVVAARRHGR, via the coding sequence ATGATCGACGCTCCCGACCTCGAAACGCGCGCCGCGCCCGACGACCACCACGCGCTGCGTCTGTGGCTGCGCATGCTGACCTGCTGCAATCTGATCGAATCCGAAATCCGCGGCCGCCTGCGCACGGAATTCGACACCACCCTGCCCCGCTTCGACCTGATGGCGCAACTGCAGCGCGCGCCGAAGGGCATGAAAATGGGCGAGCTGTCGCGCCGCATGATGGTCACCAACGGCAACATCACGGGCATTACCGACCAGCTCGAAAAAGAAGGCCTGGTGATGCGCACCAAGATGGAGACCGACCGGCGCAGTTCGGTGCTGAAGCTGACCCCGCAGGGGCGGCGCGTGTTCAACCGCATGGCGCGCGCGCACGAGAGCTGGGTCAAGGCAATGTTCAACGACCTGCCCGAGGCGGGGCGCGATGCCCTGTACCAGGCGCTGGGGGAATTGAAATTGCAGGTCGTGGCGGCGCGCAGGCACGGGCGCTGA
- a CDS encoding multidrug efflux RND transporter permease subunit has product MILSAPFIVRPVATVLLCLGLVLAGVLSFRLLPVAPLPEVDLPIISVTANLPGASPETMASSVATPLERSLGSIAGVTEMTSRNSQGSTRITLQFDLSRDIDGAARDVQAAINAARSLLPTGLRSNPTYHKVNPSSAPIMVLALTSDTLSQGRLYDLASTIVAQKLAQVNGVGEVTVGGSSLPAVRVNLIPGALSSRGVSLDEVRATLTEANANRPKGVVENDRYHWQIMASDQLERAEQYRPLVVAWRDGAAVRLSDVATVEDSVEDLFQTGFYNNRQAILLILRRQADANIIETVEAIRAQLPQLAALLPGDVDMTVAQDRTPSIRASLHEAELTLVVAVALVMLVVLLFLRHWRAALIPSVAVPVSLVGTFCIMYLCGYTLNTISLMALIVATGFVVDDAIVVLENIMRHIEQGASPMRAALRGSREVGFTVLSMSLSLVAVFIPILLMGGVVGRLFREFAVTLSAAIMVSLVVSLTLTPMMCARLLRTQDHGRAPGRLSRAIGRGFDAVLARYRRSLSWALAHGRIMLLLLAAAIGLNVYLYAVVPKGFFPQQDTGQLLGFFRVDQGTSFQATVPKLEYFRKVILSDPAVASITVHAGGRGGSNSSFMSIQLKPQAERKASANDVVNRLRGRLQNTPGARVFLVPQQDIFLGGGQGSGSYDYTLLAGELSLLRTWMPKVQQAMAALPELTDVDTSVEDKGRQVELVIDREAATRLGISMSDISAVLNNSFSQRQVSVMYGPLNQYHVVMGVVQRFAQDAESLKQVHVITQDGRRVPLAAFAHFESGNAPLSVRHNGLLAADEISFNLAPGVSLDQAIRAIDAAVARIGLPSDQIQAGFLGTAAAQQEVQSQQPWLILGALVTMYIVLGILYENLVHPLTILSTLPSAGIGALLALMLVGSEFTIIALIGVFLLIGIVKKNAIMMVDFALDAERRRGLSPRDAIFEACLTRFRPIMMTTLAAIFGALPLVLATGAGVEMRQPLGVTIVGGLILSQILTLYTTPVVYLYLDRFRLWARRRRGAHGAADPQPDVERP; this is encoded by the coding sequence ATGATCCTGTCGGCGCCCTTCATCGTCCGCCCGGTCGCCACGGTACTGCTGTGCCTGGGGCTGGTGCTGGCGGGAGTGCTGTCGTTCCGCCTGCTGCCGGTGGCGCCGCTGCCCGAGGTAGACCTGCCTATTATTTCGGTCACCGCCAACCTGCCCGGCGCCAGCCCCGAGACCATGGCGTCCAGCGTGGCCACGCCGCTGGAGCGTTCGCTGGGCAGCATTGCGGGTGTTACCGAAATGACCTCGCGCAACTCGCAGGGTTCAACCCGCATCACGCTGCAGTTCGATCTCAGCCGCGACATCGACGGCGCGGCGCGCGACGTGCAGGCGGCCATCAACGCGGCGCGCTCGCTGCTGCCTACCGGGCTGCGCAGCAATCCCACGTATCACAAGGTCAATCCGTCGTCGGCGCCCATCATGGTGCTGGCGCTGACCTCCGACACGCTCAGCCAGGGCCGGCTGTACGACCTGGCCTCGACCATCGTGGCGCAGAAACTGGCGCAGGTGAACGGCGTGGGCGAGGTCACGGTCGGCGGCAGCTCGCTGCCGGCGGTGCGGGTAAACCTTATTCCGGGCGCGCTGTCCAGCCGCGGGGTATCGCTCGACGAAGTGCGCGCCACCCTGACCGAGGCCAACGCCAACCGGCCCAAGGGCGTTGTCGAGAACGACCGCTACCACTGGCAGATCATGGCCAGCGACCAGCTCGAGCGCGCCGAACAGTACCGGCCGCTGGTCGTGGCGTGGCGCGACGGCGCGGCCGTGCGGCTGTCGGACGTGGCCACGGTCGAGGATTCCGTCGAAGACCTGTTCCAGACCGGTTTCTACAACAACCGCCAGGCCATTTTGCTGATCCTGCGCCGCCAGGCCGACGCCAACATCATCGAAACTGTCGAAGCCATACGCGCGCAGTTGCCGCAACTGGCGGCGCTGCTGCCGGGCGACGTGGACATGACCGTTGCGCAGGACCGCACGCCCAGCATCCGCGCCTCGCTGCACGAGGCCGAGCTGACGCTGGTGGTGGCCGTGGCGCTGGTAATGCTGGTGGTGCTGCTGTTCCTGCGGCACTGGCGCGCGGCGCTGATTCCCAGCGTGGCGGTGCCGGTATCGCTGGTGGGCACCTTCTGCATCATGTACTTGTGCGGCTACACCCTGAACACGATCTCGCTGATGGCGCTGATCGTGGCCACGGGGTTCGTGGTCGACGACGCCATCGTGGTGCTGGAGAACATCATGCGCCACATCGAGCAGGGCGCCTCGCCCATGCGGGCCGCGCTGCGCGGCTCGCGCGAGGTGGGCTTCACCGTGCTGTCGATGAGCCTGTCGCTGGTGGCGGTGTTCATTCCCATCTTGCTGATGGGCGGCGTTGTGGGGCGGCTGTTCCGCGAGTTCGCCGTGACGCTGTCGGCCGCCATCATGGTGTCGCTGGTCGTGTCGCTGACGCTCACCCCAATGATGTGCGCGCGCCTGCTGCGCACCCAGGACCACGGGCGCGCGCCGGGCCGGCTGTCGCGGGCCATCGGGCGCGGTTTCGACGCAGTGCTGGCGCGCTACCGACGCAGCCTGTCATGGGCGCTGGCGCATGGGCGCATCATGCTGCTGCTGCTGGCCGCGGCCATCGGCCTGAACGTGTACCTGTACGCGGTCGTGCCCAAGGGGTTTTTTCCGCAGCAGGACACCGGCCAGTTGCTGGGGTTCTTCCGGGTCGACCAGGGCACTTCGTTCCAGGCCACGGTGCCCAAGCTGGAATACTTCCGCAAGGTAATCCTGTCCGACCCGGCGGTAGCCAGCATTACCGTGCACGCAGGCGGGCGCGGCGGCAGCAACAGCAGCTTCATGTCGATCCAGCTCAAGCCCCAGGCCGAACGCAAGGCCAGCGCCAACGATGTGGTCAACCGGCTGCGCGGGCGCTTGCAGAACACCCCGGGCGCGCGCGTTTTCCTGGTGCCGCAGCAAGACATTTTCCTGGGCGGCGGGCAGGGCAGCGGTTCGTACGACTACACCCTGCTGGCCGGCGAACTGTCGCTGCTGCGCACCTGGATGCCCAAGGTGCAGCAGGCCATGGCGGCGCTGCCCGAGCTTACCGATGTGGACACCAGCGTCGAAGACAAGGGCCGCCAGGTCGAGCTGGTGATCGACCGCGAGGCCGCGACGCGCCTGGGCATCAGCATGTCTGACATTTCCGCGGTGCTGAACAATTCGTTCAGCCAGCGGCAAGTGTCCGTCATGTATGGCCCCTTGAACCAATACCACGTCGTCATGGGGGTCGTCCAGCGTTTTGCCCAGGACGCCGAGTCGCTCAAGCAGGTGCACGTCATTACCCAGGACGGCCGGCGCGTGCCGCTGGCGGCCTTCGCGCATTTCGAGTCGGGCAACGCGCCGCTCAGCGTGCGGCACAACGGCCTGCTCGCGGCCGACGAAATTTCGTTCAACCTGGCGCCGGGCGTGTCGCTGGACCAGGCCATCCGCGCCATAGATGCCGCCGTGGCGCGCATCGGGCTGCCGTCCGACCAGATTCAGGCTGGCTTCCTGGGCACGGCGGCGGCCCAGCAAGAGGTGCAAAGCCAGCAGCCCTGGCTGATTCTGGGCGCGCTGGTCACCATGTATATCGTGCTGGGCATCCTGTATGAAAACCTGGTGCATCCGCTCACGATTCTGTCGACCCTGCCGTCGGCGGGCATCGGCGCGCTGCTGGCGCTGATGCTGGTGGGCAGCGAGTTCACCATCATTGCCCTGATCGGCGTGTTCCTGCTGATCGGCATCGTGAAGAAGAATGCCATCATGATGGTCGACTTCGCGCTCGACGCCGAGCGGCGGCGCGGCCTGTCGCCGCGCGACGCCATCTTCGAGGCCTGCCTGACGCGGTTCCGTCCCATCATGATGACCACGCTGGCGGCCATTTTCGGCGCGCTGCCCCTGGTGCTGGCCACCGGCGCCGGCGTCGAGATGCGCCAGCCCCTGGGCGTTACCATCGTCGGCGGCCTGATCCTCAGCCAGATTCTTACGCTGTACACCACGCCGGTCGTGTACTTGTACCTGGATCGCTTCCGCCTGTGGGCGCGGCGCCGCCGCGGCGCGCACGGCGCGGCCGATCCGCAACCTGATGTAGAACGCCCATGA
- a CDS encoding efflux transporter outer membrane subunit has product MSRASSSLFFFPAARASRGAAAVLCCALLSACAVGPDYQRPAIDLGDAYKEAQAEGWKPAQPRDAAERGAWWRVYGDATLDGLMAQLNAANLSIAQAEANYRQAQALVQGARAGFFPTVGADAGVTRAGGGSSASGAGVSNQYSLGGTASWELDLWGRVRRDVEASRAEAQASLGDLANARLSAQSALAQDYFQLRILDEQKRLLESTVQAYERSLQLTQNRYQAGVAGRGDVSVALAQLESARAQLVDLEWQRGQFEHAIAVLVGLAPSRFALPPQPFAQAVPQIPAGVPSELLERRPDVASAERRAAAANAQIGVAQAAWFPDLVLSANGGFRSGEFAQWLTAPARFWSLGPALALTLFDGGARQAQLDQARAAYDAQAALYRQTVLGALREVEDYLIQLRVLEQEQVVQRRALDATRESLRLARNQYQAGLIGYLDVAVLETSALTSERNAITLVGNRLAASVQLIAALGGGWEGLDAEQAGAGDDAGADDSSGS; this is encoded by the coding sequence ATGAGCCGCGCATCCTCATCGCTCTTCTTTTTCCCAGCCGCGCGCGCGTCGCGCGGGGCGGCTGCCGTGCTGTGCTGCGCGCTGCTGTCGGCCTGCGCGGTGGGCCCCGACTACCAGCGGCCCGCGATCGACCTGGGCGACGCGTACAAAGAAGCGCAGGCCGAGGGCTGGAAGCCCGCGCAGCCGCGCGACGCGGCCGAACGCGGCGCCTGGTGGCGGGTGTACGGCGACGCCACGCTCGACGGCCTGATGGCGCAGCTGAACGCCGCCAACCTGAGCATTGCCCAGGCCGAGGCCAATTATCGCCAGGCGCAGGCGCTGGTGCAGGGGGCTCGCGCCGGGTTCTTTCCCACGGTGGGCGCCGATGCCGGCGTCACGCGCGCGGGCGGCGGCAGCAGCGCGTCGGGCGCGGGCGTCAGCAATCAGTACAGCCTGGGCGGCACGGCCAGCTGGGAACTCGACCTGTGGGGCCGCGTGCGCCGCGATGTCGAGGCCAGCCGCGCCGAAGCCCAGGCCAGCCTGGGCGACCTGGCCAATGCGCGCCTCAGCGCGCAGTCGGCGCTGGCGCAAGACTATTTCCAGCTGCGCATACTCGACGAGCAGAAGCGCCTGCTGGAGTCCACGGTGCAGGCCTACGAGCGGTCGTTGCAACTGACGCAGAACCGCTACCAGGCCGGCGTGGCAGGCCGCGGCGATGTGTCGGTGGCGCTGGCCCAGCTGGAAAGCGCCCGCGCCCAGCTGGTCGACCTGGAATGGCAGCGCGGCCAGTTCGAGCACGCCATCGCGGTGCTGGTGGGGTTGGCGCCGTCGCGTTTCGCGCTGCCCCCGCAGCCCTTCGCCCAGGCCGTCCCGCAGATTCCTGCCGGCGTGCCGTCCGAGCTGCTTGAACGCCGTCCCGACGTGGCGTCGGCCGAACGCCGCGCGGCGGCGGCCAACGCGCAGATCGGCGTGGCGCAGGCGGCCTGGTTTCCCGACCTGGTGCTGAGCGCCAACGGCGGTTTTCGCAGCGGCGAGTTCGCGCAATGGTTGACCGCGCCGGCGCGGTTCTGGTCGCTGGGCCCCGCATTGGCGCTGACGCTGTTCGACGGCGGCGCGCGCCAGGCGCAGCTGGACCAGGCGCGCGCTGCCTACGATGCCCAGGCTGCGCTGTACCGGCAGACCGTGCTGGGCGCGCTGCGCGAGGTTGAAGACTACCTGATCCAGCTGCGCGTGCTGGAGCAAGAGCAGGTGGTGCAGCGGCGCGCGCTGGACGCCACGCGCGAGTCGCTGCGCCTGGCGCGCAACCAGTACCAGGCGGGGCTGATCGGTTATCTCGACGTGGCGGTGCTGGAAACCAGCGCGCTGACCAGCGAGCGCAACGCGATCACCCTGGTGGGCAATCGTCTGGCGGCCAGCGTGCAGTTGATTGCCGCGCTGGGCGGCGGCTGGGAGGGACTGGATGCGGAGCAGGCCGGGGCCGGCGACGATGCCGGCGCCGACGATTCCTCGGGCTCCTGA